The genomic interval atatatatatatatatatatatatatatatatatatatatatatggggtcacagggaccccatcaagtcataaaagtgGGGTCCCACTtgtttgtaagcgttttgaaaagaaATGATATTCCTTTGTCCCCCGTTCCAtcaaaatgtatatgtatgtttgtcttCTAGATTAAAGAGTCCTGCTTCTGGGGCAACAACTTTGTGATGAGCGGCTCAGACTGCGGCCACATCTTTATCTGGGACAGGCACACGGCCGAGCACCTCATGCTGCTGGAGGCCGACAACCACGTGGTCAACTGCCTGCAGCCGCACCCTTACGACCCCAGTCAGTACCATAACAATGttccatgtactgtatgtacagtgtaTATCTACCACCCTACCTCACGCACCCTGTCGTTCAGTTCTGGCCTCCTCGGGGATCGACTACGACATCAAGATCTGGTCGCCGCTGGAAGAGTCGGCGTCTTTCAACAGGGTGCTCGCTGATGAGGTAGGAGAACTGTGTGTATTGTGACGCTTTACGGAGCagtttttttttctcactttgAATTATTAGCGGTTTGATCCAAATAAAAGTAGGAAATAAGAGAACGTCGCTCACTGGAGGGACAATGTTGGTGAGGATTTGGACGGAAAGCATGAGTAGATTGATGCGAGACAAACCCAACCAAGTAATGTCCAGACATATATTTATTGTAATGCAtgttcaattaccgtatttttcggagtataccggtaagtcgctccggccgaaaatgcataataaagaaggaaaaaaacatatataagttgcactggagtataagtcgcattttttggggaaatgtatttgataaaatccaacaccaagaatagacatttgaaaggtaatttaaaataaataaagaatagtgaacaacaggctgaataagtgtacgttatatgacgcataaataaccaactgagaacgggcctggtatgttaacgtaacatattatggtaagagtcattcaaataactataacatatagaacatgctatacgtttaccaaacaatctgtcactcctaatcgctaaatcccattaaatcttgtaagtctagtctcttacgtgaatgagctaaatattatttgatattttacggtaatgtgttaataatttcacacataagtcgctcccgagtctaagtcgcacccccggccaaactatgaaaaaaaactgcgacttatagtccgaaaaatacgggtatatatttttttaaattattagcaTTATTTATCTGAAGATAATTTAGGATTATTATGGAAATACAGTATGTATTGAATATTATAACTACAGTATATACAGCTTGTACTATTtagtaacaaatatatttaaacatactTTCTCTTATTTGTtggaatttgtttaaaaaaaattatagaacttaaaaaaacaattgtacAAATAAAGGTCTCTACCCAAATAATGCGGGTACTTTCTGCATGCAGTATATGATTgtaacatttgtttacatttttcaatAATACTTGCTGTTGTGAAAAGATGCATTTCTATAATATTCCCCCTTTAATAAACAACTCCTTACAGTGTAGTGTTTTTCCCTGGTATTGTCTGTCGTTGAGTGAATgctattttaaaatgttaaatttaaatagatttttcaaaaataaatcaaatacgggaaaaaataaaatgtgaataTTTTAACTACttgttaaaatatacatttaatgctatttaaaaaacaataaaacaacaacactgacaTAACACCTTATTTTTCAGGGACTTTTATTGTTTTCTTTTATGCTCCTCCTaggaataagaaaaaaaaatgtgcgcCACCCGCACACACTGCGCCACGACTATAgtgtcatttgtctataaaatgttTATAAATATACCTCTGCaggacattgtatccttattattaAGGAAAATATACAACAATGAAGTTATTCTTTAACATAATTTGTTATatgtaacaaaaaatataaaaagtgcatcaatttgcatgaaataaaaaaataaaaaacatttggtGACTGACTTTAACCATTaaatactgaataaaaaaaataaaaaactcaaattgattggcaacattaactcaggagcacaatttataaaacactttaatctataaaataaaaatgaacaaaacaatttgtgctgatttttatCAAATTAAAAAGGACAAAGTCAGAATTAATgctacaatgagcacattttgtagtgcacagcttttcgaagtGGAGCTTGAAATattatactgcatgatactgataaagcatgttccctgaGGTCACacgcgccccactatttgagaagaactgctaTAAATGATGGCTCCTCCGAAGGGAAATATAGTGGAACATTACAAACCTTATGAAAGTGAGGCAAATATGCATCAATAAACTTCTTTAAGTCAGATTTTTGCATCCTTCTCTTTGCCTCCCAGGTCATCACCCGAAATGAGCTGATGCTGGAGGAGACGAGGAACACAATTACAGTGCCCGCGTCCTTCATGTTGCGAATGCTGGCGTCCCTCAATCACATCCGATCAGGTACACTTGTCACTCACACAGTCACTAATGGTCTTATCTTTTTACCCAAATTCTGATGGTTTTATACCCACCAGATCGTCTCGAAGGCGACCGCTCCGAAGGTTCAGGCCAAGAAAACGAGGACGAGCAGTAAAGTAGATcgataaatcctttttttttttaaaaagaacacttttttttttttgttgcagaacACTTCTTGAGATTTGTACAAGTGTAGAATACTTCCTTTTTGATGTCATTTATAGCCCCGCCccccaagctgttttttttaaagactttctTACCAATGTTCATGTACAAGGGTGAACTCCATGTGGGTAAATGTGTGCGAGTGAACGCAAAAGTGTGTGTCTTATACATTAGCTATGAGAGGTGAGTGGCGTGCAAGATTGTTAtgtgcaatattattattattattaatattattatgttagGAGCGAGTTGGCGTATACGATTGACGATTGTTTAAGTGTTGAATTTCAAGCGATGTAAACAAAAGGTACTTCATACTTTTGGTGTACGTGGGAAAATAACCTAAAGAACAAAAGCAATTAAGACTCGCCCCCAAGTGTTGATGTAATACATTAATCTTTTACagaattttgaagaaaaaaaacaacaaataaaggaACAGGACATCTCAAAGATGTCTGCGTGACAAATGTGCCGCTGCTCTCTCATTCGGCTAATTGACTGACGCAATCCACAATATTGAACAAAACACTTTTATAGAAACGCAATACAAGTATTAGTGAATTATCAAAAAGGTAGCATCTCAGTCACttcctttttatatataaaaaagtacagTAGTACCATTCAAACAAGTTTAACAAATCCGAGGTAAGACTGAAGCGCTGTCAACGAGCTTATTAAATGCTTACACATCCTCCCAGAGTTCTTTTCTGAACTCTGACGTCAGAGTTTTACCATGTGTGCAGTGAGAAAATGTACAGTAAACAGTATGCCAAACAAACAATGATCACAAGCTAGTAATTgtcttcaaatgtttttttttagctgaatgAGCTGTAAACACATGACATCAATATGATCCATGTAGACATTGTACCCACGTAGCCCGGTTGTACTCCAGTTGGTGATCATCTTGATACATTTGTTGTAGTGTTTTATCTTTGATAAAAAGTAGTACCGTTCAAACAAGTCGCATGTCAACGACAACCCAAACGAGGTAAGACTAAAGCACTTAATAAATTCTGAAACATCCCTCCAATGTTCCTTGTTGAAAGCTGACGTCAGGTTACACCACACATACTACTGAGAGAAAATGTAAAAAGTAtgcaacaaaaacatgattacaaGCTAGTAATCCTATTCAAATGTACAAAAGTAAGCTTTAGACAAACCGTACTTCTGCTACTAGTGGAAACTGaatgtatataatatactgtaacagTAAACGAATGtacatttttgtattaaatcTGTGTAATTTATCCAATTTTTACTGCATGGTACCTAATGTACTTGGCTCTACTCCCCACTGATGCATTTCATTGGCAAAAGCAAGTAGTTTCAGTTACTATTTCTGGTACTGTAACACTTGAGGATACATGTGTTGCTTAAGTATTCCACTCCAtggtctccactttgctgcaagGCTCATTTTCCTTGATGCCCTCAGTCTCTTGGATACGATGTGTCTCATTGTGCTGACAAGCAAAAACAGTAGACCCTCATTCTTCTCCTTGGTTTGTTAACGAGTCTCGATATGACTTTGGCGTTCACAAGGGCGTGATATTTGCAGGTACTATTTTGAACAAGCTGTGCAGTGAAAAAAGCGCCAATATTGTCGCAGTAGTCGAGGCTTCCTATGTGAAGGTAGGAATGGATAATACTTGTCTTCTCACTTTTCAAGTTTGTCTGCTCCCGTTAAAGTGTAACAATCCATGTAGGAAGCGAAGAACACCGGCTGACATCAAGCTGGTTTTATATGCGagtcctgctcctcctcctcctgtctGTCATCTTTAACGATGCCTTCGTCGATGCTCTCCATCCTCAGTCTCTGACCGTCCAGGTATCTAGGCCTCGGCGCCGATCGAGCTGCGCAAAGTCCCGCAGGCAAAGCGAGAGCGTCCCCGAAGAGGGTTTGCTTGGCGTCGCTCTCTATAGTTCTGGCCAGAAAAGAAGCAAAGGTGTCCAGGGACTTGTGGACCTCGGCGTGCACCTGCACTGATGACGTTTGCTCCGCTGTGACGAACGAAAGCAAGTTAGTAATCAGCTCTCCTGTGTGCACAAACAACCTCTAATAAAGAAGGAAAGGTGTTACCTTTGGAATGCTCCACTTGGTCTTCAAAGGTGACCGAGCTCCTCCTCTTCCCGGACGGATTGCTGTGATGATGCGGATAAGAGGAGCCGTCTGAGGAGAAGTTTTCCAGCAGCATCACGTCTGTACCTGAAGAGGTGATCATGTAAAACAGGAGGCTCAAACAATGGTGACACTGCAGAGTaaatggtttaaaggcctactgaaagccactactaccaaccacgcagtctgatagtttatatatcaatgatgaaatcttaacattgcaacacatgccaatacggccgggttaacttataaagtgcaattttaaatttcccgcgaaacttccggttgaaaacgtctatgtatgatgacgtatgcgcgtgacgccaatggttgaaacggaagtattcggacacattgtatcacaatacaaatagctctgttttcatcgcataattccacagtattctggacatctgtgttggtgaatcttttgcaatttgtttaatgaacaatgaagactgaaaagaagaaagctgtaggtgggatcggtgtattagcggctggctgcagcaacacaaccaggaagactttgaggatagcagacgcgctatccgacgatcgggtgaagtccttcgttgcgccgtcgatcgctggaacgcaggtgagcacgggtgttgatgagcagtttAGGGCTGCCGTAgtcggagcgctaatgtttttatcatagctctgacgaggtcccgtagctaagttagcttcgatggagtcgttagcaacagcattgctaggcttcgacaggcggcacagcattaaccgtgtggttacaggtccagtgtttggttcggtgtctcctgatagtagtattgttgatctgctgtctatccttccagtcaggggcttatttcttttgtttctatctgcatttaagcacgatgctatcacgttagctccgtagctaaagtgcttccccgatgtattgtcgtggagataaaagtcactgtgaatgtccatttcgcgttctcgactctcattttcaagaggatatagtatccgaagtggtttaaaatacaaatctgtgatccacaatagaaaaaggagaaagtgtggaatccaatgagcccttttacctaagttacggtcagagcgaaaaaagatacgtcctgcactgcactctagcccttcactctcacgttcctcatccacaaatctttcatcctcgctcaaattaatggggtaatcgtcgctttctcggtccgaatcgctctcgctgctagtgtaaacaatggggaaatgtgaggagcctttcaacctgcgacgtcatgctacttccggtacaggcaaggctttttttatcagtgaccaaaagttgcgaactttatcgtcaatgttctctactaaatcctttcagcaaaaatatggcaatatcgcgaaatgatcaagtatgacacatagaatggatctgctatccccgtttaaataaaaaaaattcatttgggattaagcggtagaaaatggatggatggatggataggcctTTAAGACTCCGTAGGACCTTGCATCTAAAATGAAATTGGGACGAAAAGGCGTTAAACCCgacatttttttatactttgtagacTGAAAGACAAAGTAGTTGTTTCTTTTGAACTCGCCAGCCATTTTCCGCCCTAAATTCTATTGCACATAATCACTCTGAGTTGAAAGAAAGTTTAAACTAGGGATGTGCTGAATGATTGGTATTGGACAATTttcgtgaaaaaattcagtgattTGCCATTGCCGATTGATGCCTTTTTATTGCGGTTCACAAATGCAGATCTGCTCTGGCTGACAAGCATTTAATTATACTGTatttctccatacacagtgtggagccgctcccttaAACCTGGGGTGTCTAAGCTTTTCCCACATAGGGCTGCATTCAGAAAAATTTAAGGATGGGGAGGCAACTTAGATACCTTTTGTACAAAAAAGATGCTAAAAGCAAACAAATGAACGTCAATTTATGCtaagctatctgaacaaaacatccatccattagcTTTGTGTTGTAGGTGACAAAGGAAATTAGTGAAATATGtaataactagggctgtcaaaaatgagTTAACCCGTGCAAttagtcacaaaaaatattgcatttattatctatatacacagattaatcacataatttatttagacTGCACATGCTCCTCCACCTCTTAATTTATTCCATCAATAAAATTGAATTTGTCTTCAAATATGGGGAtcttttttaagttaattgaAATTATGGAAACAAGTAATACAACTAGTAATACTTGTGATTATTCTAAAttttaaaattgtgattaatctgatttaaaaaataaatccttTGACCGCACTCCTGATAACATctcattaataatgaattaattttaTTATTACAATCTGCCGAgggccaattaaaaaaaaaaaaaggcagagatTGGCCTTTGGGCCATACcttggacacctctgctctaaACTACTAATAATGACTTCCATTACagcaataaactgcatttcttaggtTCTTAAGTGTCATTATCAAGTATtgggacgaggctaaacatgttacacatcaGAGGCAAACGAGATGCAGGCACGCTATtagctaagctagctttaaacaacacttAGAAATAAGCGATTAGTAAACTCAAAGATTGTAGCTGGAACTGCTTTgcagcagatattaacagaaaaTTACCAAGTAGATTAATgcgtctagagagaggataatataacaataacTGTTCGTTTTAATTTTAGTTTTGTTAATGTTTAGATACTCTTGACAATATTGCTATTGACACAGGAGGACTATGAGGGCAAAAAACTAAAGATTTAAAAGAAAAGTAGATCAATAAAATTTGTAATAAAAGAATTACCGGTAAGTAACTAGTTtgtcagtttaacaatatcacaaAATATTCAATCGCATTCAccataaataaagtaaaaaatgcGCAGTTAATATGTAGGGATGTAACTATTCGTTTTAACACTGATTCAATTcaatatttgtggttgccgaaACGATTCAGGAACAATCAAATTCTTTTCAGAGCGATACGATCcaaaacgattcagtgagttgaaattgaTTCAGTACATTTTTGTAGCAAAAcaaatcaagcagtgtgactgtgaaataaatactggacacTGTAAGCAAAGTTTCCTATTTATTTAAAAGGTAATTATGTataaagtaaacaacaattaatgaccAATACATTCACAACCTGTTTTAATTAAGtgcactttaggttgaattaacaagaggaaactttttgtgctcacattttcaacataAGTACAGCAACCAACATTTTAATAGTATATTCACCGGCCATAGAGTATCTGTTCTCCACCCTGGGATCACCAGTGATGAACAGCATCCCAGGTGTGCAGAAACATGTATGCCCCTTTGATGATGGTGCTGGCACCTCGCTTCCTAACTTACATCGCCCCCTTCATTCATCTCTTGTCATTTGTTTCTCAATAAATAACTCTCCCTTGACTGTCAGTTGTGTGTTGTACCATGTTGTTCTGTTCCGGAAGTCGGTGCACGGCTGTAACTTGCTCCGCTGGCACATCCATTTTGTCAGTACTGTCCTTAAGGGCTTAAAGTTGTGTTCCGGCTTTAAATTATTGTGTTGAGTCGTTTGTCTTTgtagtggcttttgcaatcgcgCTGTAGgggaatgttgttgtgttgtaattAATTATATTGTCTTGCAGCGTTTGTTTTTGTTATGACCGCTCTTTTCTGAcacttttgttttgatgacgtcaCAGACGGGCGAAGTAGAATTAACGTTTAATATCCTTACTTTTAAAAGTGTTAAGCTTAAGTTTGCCgctcttaaatccaatgtttttcctttttctagtatcgataaaacCAATCTATTCCCTTTCAAAACAATCTTGGATCGGTACCTATCTTCTGGAGGGCAAACTTGCAGAGCACAGATTGATATACCGTACTtaaaatttaggaatataaatcgatacATCGCTCAAACGTTACACTCCTattaatacatactgtatacggtATTGGTATTGGCCGATCTCATGCATGGAATATTGGAATCAGCAGCGTAAAACCTTGATCAGATCATCAACTGTTTGAACACAATCTGAAACTGAGATAAACATCTAAAACAGTCGGTCTGCAAATGTAATTTgctttttcttttcatttttaggcatctttttttaatgcaacCGCAAGGGTGTAAAAGTAGGCTGATATGGGAAAACATGTCTACTAACTAACTACAAAAGGAACAGTACACACATCTCAACACAAGTTAAAAACTTACAACTTGGCCTTTACTGTTATTAAACAAAAATAGTTGATGATGGCAACAGTTTGACTCTGAGTCAGACTAttttctatataaaaaaaaaaaaaaagagggaaaaTGCGATGACCATAGAACTAGAAAAGCAATCAAATGTAAGTGGAGTGCACAcgtctgtcctggctgctcagtacaatatggctcTAAAGAAAAAACTATGAACCTACTAATATTCTTTTGTCATCAGAGTTCAAGTATTAATATTACAGTACCCCTATATAACTTCTTGAATCACCGTTTAAAAAGTGTTGCCTGTACTTTTGAAATGGGTTTAATGACAGAATGATGCTGGAACcgactaaatacatttttgaagttCTTATGAGAAAATGTGTTACTAAATTTGAACAAGGGAGGCTCCACTGGGTTTTTCTAGTTTTTGGTCCATGTGTGCGACACTCACATGAGTCTTGAGTGAAACTGAAGCCAGTGTCTCCAGTGCTGCTCCCGGGAGCCAGCAGCTGCCCTCCACCAGCCAACATGGCCGTCAAGTGGGGCGACATGCCCAAGTCTGGtgaaaaacaaagaaaatgtgTGAGGGAATGGATGGTGAATTTATGACATTTGCCATTGAAGTGATGAAGACAAACCTGTAATCCTGGCGGAGATGCTGAAGAGGCGGGACGTCCTGTGGCGTGTGGCGAAGGACTCTCGGTAGTAACGATCCCCAAAGCACATCCCCAGCAGCTCCTTTCTCACCGTCTTATTCCACAGGCCGTAGATGAGCGGATGGCATACGGCGCTGCAGAAAGACAGCCACGCCACTAGAGTCTCCAGCCCGTGGGACACGCTCCCTTGTCCAAACAAGGCCTCTGTACAAACCACGCCCACGTACGGCCCCCATGTGATGAGGAAAGTCCCGATCACCACCAGGATGGTGACAAAGGCCTTGCATTGGCTCCCAGAGTACACCAAGCTCCGCCGGCTGCTACTGGACGAGGTGGAGGTGCTGGAGTTCTTGCGTCCGTTCCTCTGCGCACCGCCGGCGTCCTCCTGGGCCACCACCACCGTCCCGCAATGCACTTTCCGGGCTTTGACTCGGGCCACGCGGAAAATGACGCCGTAGCAGGCCAGCATGACAAAGAAGGGCGGCAGGATGCACCAGGCCACCCAGAAGGCCGTGTAGGCCGGTTCGCGGTGCCAGGAGGCCACGCAGGTCCACTTGAAGCAGTCGAACTCGAAGGACGACCAGCCGAACAGAGGGGGAAGGCAGCCCACCAGGGAGTGCAACCACACATAGGCGATGACCACTACAGCCCGATTTCCTGTGATCTTCATAGGGTAGATCATCGGGTAGAGCACTGCGTAGTACCTGTTGGGATGAAAAGGTAATCAGCCAGTCATATTGATTACATTGTTAGGAATGAGATCAGTTTCAGTTTTTAGGACCTAATCAAAGATCCCCTAACAGACAGGTGTGCACTAACCTGTCAATGGCGATGGCTCCGAGTGTCAGCATGCTAGCTGAGCTGATAAGCAGGTAGAGCAGGGCGGTGAAGTTGCACCACACCACGCCGAACACCCACTCCCTCTTGGCCGAGCTGACGGCCACAAAGGGCAGCACCAGGGCGGACAGCAGCAGGTTGGACAGCGTCAGGCTGAAGACAAACTTGTTGCTGGGCGTCAGGAGATAAGGGCGGCGGTACAGGGTGGCCACGATCAGGAGGTTGCCCAGGCACGCCATGAGGGTGATGGTCACGATGGAGACTGACTCCAGTGCAGCCAGGCCGCCACCGTTGCCCACCGCGCTGCAGTTTCTACTGCTGTTCATGCTGAGGGGGGAGCCCACTGGAGAGGAGCAGCCATTGTTTTTTTAGCCAATCTTATTCAAATGTATACACATGCTTGTCAGTCCGCTAGAGGTGCGCCCTAAAGTTACAGTGGTGTGAGAAATATCAAGCCAATCCAATTTGCGTGGGTACAATTTTTGAGTCAATGGCATATTTGTCAGAAAAATATTAGGCAACACAgtagggcacaggtgtcaaactcaaggcccgggaacCAGATCTGGTCCGCCACATAGTTTTATGTGGCTCACGAAAGCCTGCAAATAATGTGCGTCAAACCACTTCATCTTAGTCGTATTCGTCCATTCAATTTTGAATGAAAAATTGCATTCACTGCATAAAATTGcaaattttttaaacattaaaaaatctGATCATACAAAAAACAATAttaatctaaatttaaaaaaatgttttgttaaaataaaaataactaccggtacttaaatatctgcttgtcactctgacttatgattttaaagcaacttaaccatcaatttgtatgtaaaacaaatacaatacatacatataggcaattgtgtaatatcaTGAGGCGTTATAATTCATAAATATTCTTTCAGGGttagccataactgcaatgtggccctcaatgaaaataagTTGGAAACTCCTGCAGTAGGCAGTGTTTTTTGACCTTTGTTTACACTTGTAAATGCAGTGGTTTAAGAGTAGAAGAGTTAGTTTATACGTGTCATATGtatgtaaagcaggggtgggcaaactttttggtTCAGGGGCCACagtggcttttgaaatttgacatTAGACAGACGGGCCAAACAAGCACATGGTGCATTTCAAAGCAGAttatatctgttggaactaagagtaggcTTCTCAAAGATTGGGGTATTTTAATCATATTACATTTAATTTGAACAATATCAGTACCCTTTGCAGCTGGGATAGTCTAGCAccagttttgttgtggcaattctgataacagatctttgctcaattctgttttaCTATTTGACGGGCCGGATTAAAAGAACCAACAGGCcggatgtggcctgcgggccataGTTTGCCTATTTCTGATGTAAAGCATTAGTCCAACTTTTTAAACCACATAACTCATCAAATGAAGCCACTTTTCAGGCCTCAAACTAGCTTCACCGTTatatttataacatttttttgcaaacagAATTGGCTCAAACAAAAATTGTTTATAGTATACATAAACACTTCAATACCCAGTAGGGTATCAAATAGTCCAAAACAGGTACCTTATtgattaatccactcaaaaataGTATTTCTAGCTTAATCATTTCGCAAACTGCCTTTAAGATTTGAACAGTCACTAGTTTGAATGTTTATTGTGAGTTACAACTAGTACGTGACATCATTTAAAGACACCATTAACTAAGGAACTAGTAAAAGTAGTACCACTTAATTTATATTGCGTTCTAAGCCTCACATGTGCGTTTCCATTATGTGTTGACATGTTGCACACACAATTAgcttataaaacataaaaatgcaTTGTTTATACAGAAAATAAACAGACTTAACCATCCAGTGGACTTTTTAAGCTGTTTAAAAGTAACCAACATATTGTTATTCCACGTAAAACAACCAAATTATTCACTAATTTATTGTGTGCAATTGTGATTAATGTTGCTTTATTGCTTAAATCGCTTTGCCTTTAAATGTTTACTTTGCTTTACATCCAGTGGATGACGTCATTAAAATGCCATTACctacggcagtgtttttcaaccactgtgccgcggcacactagtgtaccgtgagataatatctggtgtgccgtgggagatgatttaatttcacctaattgggttaaaactattttttgcaaaccagtagttgttatccgcaaataatgtgccgttgttgagtgtctgtgctgtctagagcgcggcagattaaccgtgtaatactcttccatatcagtaggtggcagcagatagctaattgctttgtggatgtctgGAAcaaggtttgtcgtgatcacaatttggtgacgacagcgggaggcagcgtgcaggtaaaaaggtatctaatgcttaaacctaaaataaacaaaaggcgagtgctgcaaagaaaaggcattgaagcttagggatggctatgcaaaacgaaactaaaactggctgcaaagtaaacaaaaacagaatgctggacaacagcaaagacttacagcgtgtggagcagcagacggtgtCCACATAGTAcatacgtacatgacatgacaacaataaaATAGgcacgcaagacaagaactaa from Entelurus aequoreus isolate RoL-2023_Sb linkage group LG14, RoL_Eaeq_v1.1, whole genome shotgun sequence carries:
- the gpr161a gene encoding G-protein coupled receptor 161, which codes for MNSSRNCSAVGNGGGLAALESVSIVTITLMACLGNLLIVATLYRRPYLLTPSNKFVFSLTLSNLLLSALVLPFVAVSSAKREWVFGVVWCNFTALLYLLISSASMLTLGAIAIDRYYAVLYPMIYPMKITGNRAVVVIAYVWLHSLVGCLPPLFGWSSFEFDCFKWTCVASWHREPAYTAFWVAWCILPPFFVMLACYGVIFRVARVKARKVHCGTVVVAQEDAGGAQRNGRKNSSTSTSSSSSRRSLVYSGSQCKAFVTILVVIGTFLITWGPYVGVVCTEALFGQGSVSHGLETLVAWLSFCSAVCHPLIYGLWNKTVRKELLGMCFGDRYYRESFATRHRTSRLFSISARITDLGMSPHLTAMLAGGGQLLAPGSSTGDTGFSFTQDSCTDVMLLENFSSDGSSYPHHHSNPSGKRRSSVTFEDQVEHSKAEQTSSVQVHAEVHKSLDTFASFLARTIESDAKQTLFGDALALPAGLCAARSAPRPRYLDGQRLRMESIDEGIVKDDRQEEEEQDSHIKPA